In one window of Camelus bactrianus isolate YW-2024 breed Bactrian camel chromosome 13, ASM4877302v1, whole genome shotgun sequence DNA:
- the LOC105064844 gene encoding cytochrome P450 2J2 isoform X1, whose amino-acid sequence MLAVVGSLAEALWGLLRLRTLLLGAVVFLFFADFLKRRRPKNYPPGPPRLPFVGHLFHLDLQKGHLSVQRFVKKYGELFRLDVGDLVSVVITGLPLIKEALVHQGQNFVNRPITPLREHVFKENGLIMSNGQVWKEQRRFTLMTLRNFGLGKKSLEERIQEEACYLTQAIGEEDGQPFNPHFKINNAVSNIICSITFGERFDYKDDQFQELLRLLDEATYLETSMWCQLYNVFRLIMNFLPGPHQRLFRNWEKLKMFIARVIENHKRDWNPAEARDFIDAYLQEIEKHRGNATSSFNEENLISSTLDLFFAGTETTSTTLRWGLLYMAFYPDIQEKVQAEIDRVLGQWQQPSTAARESMPYTNAVIHEVQRMGNIVPLNVPREVIVDTTLAGYHLPKGTTVLTNLTALHTDPTAWATPDTFNPEHFLENGQFKKREDFLPFSVGKRVCLGEQLARSELFIFFTSLVQKFTFRPPDNEKLSLKFRMGLTISPVPYRICAVPRE is encoded by the exons ATGCTCGCGGTGGTGGGCTCCCTGGCGGAGGCCCTCTGGGGGCTGCTCCGTCTCCGCACTCTCCTGCTGGGTGCCGTCGTATTTCTCTTCTTTGCTGATTTCCTCAAAAGGCGGCGCCCAAAGAACTACCCGCCTGGGCCCCCGCGCCTGCCCTTCGTGGGACACCTCTTTCATCTGGACTTACAGAAGGGGCACCTGTCGGTTCAGCGG tTTGTGAAGAAATACGGGGAACTTTTTCGCCTGGACGTCGGTGACTTGGTTTCAGTTGTTATAACTGGATTGCCCTTAATCAAAGAAGCCCTTGTCCACCAGGGCCAAAACTTTGTGAACCGCCCCATAACCCCTCTTCGAGAACATGTCTTTAAGGAAAATG GATTGATCATGTCCAATGGCCAGGTGTGGAAGGAACAAAGAAGGTTCACCCTGATGACACTGAGGAACTTTGGTTTAGGAAAGAAGAGCTTAGAGGAACGCATTCAGGAAGAGGCCTGCTACCTCACCCAGGCAATAGGAGAGGAGGACG GACAGCCTTTCAACCCTCACTTCAAAATCAACAATGCAGTTTCCAATATTATTTGCTCCATCACATTTGGGGAGCGCTTTGACTACAAGGATGATCAGTTCCAGGAGCTGCTGAGGCTGTTGGATGAGGCCACGTATCTGGAGACATCAATGTGGTGCCAG CTTTACAATGTTTTTCGGCTGATAATGAATTTCCTCCCTGGACCCCACCAAAGGCTCTTTCGTAACTGGGAGAAACTGAAAATGTTCATTGCCAGAGTGATTGAAAACCACAAGAGAGACTGGAATCCTGCCGAAGCAAGAGACTTCATTGATGCTTACCTCCAGGAAATAGAGAAG CATAGAGGCAATGCTACCTCAAGTTTCAATGAAGAAAACCTCATCTCCAGCACCCTGGACCTCTTCTTCGCTGGAACGGAGACAACTTCGACGACGCTGCGCTGGGGTCTGCTCTACATGGCCTTCTACCCAGACATCCAAG AAAAAGTACAGGCTGAGATTGACAGGGTACTTGGCCAATGGCAGCAGCCGAGCACAGCAGCTCGGGAGTCCATGCCCTACACCAACGCTGTCATCCACGAGGTGCAGAGAATGGGCAACATCGTCCCCCTGAACGTGCCCAGGGAGGTGATAGTGGACACCACGCTGGCTGGATACCACCTGCCCAAG GGAACTACAGTCCTGACCAACCTGACCGCACTGCACACGGACCCCACAGCGTGGGCCACCCCAGACACGTTCAATCCGGAGCACTTTCTGGAGAATGGACAGTTTAAAAAAAGGGAAGACTTTCTGCCTTTCTCAGTAG GAAAGCGGGTGTGCCTTGGAGAGCAGTTGGCCAGGTCtgaattgttcattttctttacttcCCTTGTGCAAAAATTCACCTTCAGGCCTCCAGACAATGAGAAGCTGAGCCTCAAGTTCAGAATGGGCCTGACCATCTCCCCAGTCCCCTACCGCATCTGTGCTGTTCCCCGGGAGTGA
- the LOC105064844 gene encoding cytochrome P450 2J2 isoform X2, with product MLAVVGSLAEALWGLLRLRTLLLGAVVFLFFADFLKRRRPKNYPPGPPRLPFVGHLFHLDLQKGHLSVQRFVKKYGELFRLDVGDLVSVVITGLPLIKEALVHQGQNFVNRPITPLREHVFKENGLIMSNGQVWKEQRRFTLMTLRNFGLGKKSLEERIQEEACYLTQAIGEEDGQPFNPHFKINNAVSNIICSITFGERFDYKDDQFQELLRLLDEATYLETSMWCQLYNVFRLIMNFLPGPHQRLFRNWEKLKMFIARVIENHKRDWNPAEARDFIDAYLQEIEKHRGNATSSFNEENLISSTLDLFFAGTETTSTTLRWGLLYMAFYPDIQEKVQAEIDRVLGQWQQPSTAARESMPYTNAVIHEVQRMGNIVPLNVPREVIVDTTLAGYHLPKGTTVLTNLTALHTDPTAWATPDTFNPEHFLENGQFKKREDFLPFSVGKRVCLGEQLARVCDPFLTGFTEQYTLPLLTSGSL from the exons ATGCTCGCGGTGGTGGGCTCCCTGGCGGAGGCCCTCTGGGGGCTGCTCCGTCTCCGCACTCTCCTGCTGGGTGCCGTCGTATTTCTCTTCTTTGCTGATTTCCTCAAAAGGCGGCGCCCAAAGAACTACCCGCCTGGGCCCCCGCGCCTGCCCTTCGTGGGACACCTCTTTCATCTGGACTTACAGAAGGGGCACCTGTCGGTTCAGCGG tTTGTGAAGAAATACGGGGAACTTTTTCGCCTGGACGTCGGTGACTTGGTTTCAGTTGTTATAACTGGATTGCCCTTAATCAAAGAAGCCCTTGTCCACCAGGGCCAAAACTTTGTGAACCGCCCCATAACCCCTCTTCGAGAACATGTCTTTAAGGAAAATG GATTGATCATGTCCAATGGCCAGGTGTGGAAGGAACAAAGAAGGTTCACCCTGATGACACTGAGGAACTTTGGTTTAGGAAAGAAGAGCTTAGAGGAACGCATTCAGGAAGAGGCCTGCTACCTCACCCAGGCAATAGGAGAGGAGGACG GACAGCCTTTCAACCCTCACTTCAAAATCAACAATGCAGTTTCCAATATTATTTGCTCCATCACATTTGGGGAGCGCTTTGACTACAAGGATGATCAGTTCCAGGAGCTGCTGAGGCTGTTGGATGAGGCCACGTATCTGGAGACATCAATGTGGTGCCAG CTTTACAATGTTTTTCGGCTGATAATGAATTTCCTCCCTGGACCCCACCAAAGGCTCTTTCGTAACTGGGAGAAACTGAAAATGTTCATTGCCAGAGTGATTGAAAACCACAAGAGAGACTGGAATCCTGCCGAAGCAAGAGACTTCATTGATGCTTACCTCCAGGAAATAGAGAAG CATAGAGGCAATGCTACCTCAAGTTTCAATGAAGAAAACCTCATCTCCAGCACCCTGGACCTCTTCTTCGCTGGAACGGAGACAACTTCGACGACGCTGCGCTGGGGTCTGCTCTACATGGCCTTCTACCCAGACATCCAAG AAAAAGTACAGGCTGAGATTGACAGGGTACTTGGCCAATGGCAGCAGCCGAGCACAGCAGCTCGGGAGTCCATGCCCTACACCAACGCTGTCATCCACGAGGTGCAGAGAATGGGCAACATCGTCCCCCTGAACGTGCCCAGGGAGGTGATAGTGGACACCACGCTGGCTGGATACCACCTGCCCAAG GGAACTACAGTCCTGACCAACCTGACCGCACTGCACACGGACCCCACAGCGTGGGCCACCCCAGACACGTTCAATCCGGAGCACTTTCTGGAGAATGGACAGTTTAAAAAAAGGGAAGACTTTCTGCCTTTCTCAGTAG GAAAGCGGGTGTGCCTTGGAGAGCAGTTGGCCAG GGTATGTGATCCTTTCCTCACTGGGTTCACAGAACAATATACTCTCCCCCTACTGACCTCAGGATCCTTATAA
- the LOC105064844 gene encoding cytochrome P450 2J2 isoform X3, whose translation MLAVVGSLAEALWGLLRLRTLLLGAVVFLFFADFLKRRRPKNYPPGPPRLPFVGHLFHLDLQKGHLSVQRFVKKYGELFRLDVGDLVSVVITGLPLIKEALVHQGQNFVNRPITPLREHVFKENGLIMSNGQVWKEQRRFTLMTLRNFGLGKKSLEERIQEEACYLTQAIGEEDGQPFNPHFKINNAVSNIICSITFGERFDYKDDQFQELLRLLDEATYLETSMWCQLYNVFRLIMNFLPGPHQRLFRNWEKLKMFIARVIENHKRDWNPAEARDFIDAYLQEIEKHRGNATSSFNEENLISSTLDLFFAGTETTSTTLRWGLLYMAFYPDIQEKVQAEIDRVLGQWQQPSTAARESMPYTNAVIHEVQRMGNIVPLNVPREVIVDTTLAGYHLPKGTTVLTNLTALHTDPTAWATPDTFNPEHFLENGQFKKREDFLPFSVGKRVCLGEQLAR comes from the exons ATGCTCGCGGTGGTGGGCTCCCTGGCGGAGGCCCTCTGGGGGCTGCTCCGTCTCCGCACTCTCCTGCTGGGTGCCGTCGTATTTCTCTTCTTTGCTGATTTCCTCAAAAGGCGGCGCCCAAAGAACTACCCGCCTGGGCCCCCGCGCCTGCCCTTCGTGGGACACCTCTTTCATCTGGACTTACAGAAGGGGCACCTGTCGGTTCAGCGG tTTGTGAAGAAATACGGGGAACTTTTTCGCCTGGACGTCGGTGACTTGGTTTCAGTTGTTATAACTGGATTGCCCTTAATCAAAGAAGCCCTTGTCCACCAGGGCCAAAACTTTGTGAACCGCCCCATAACCCCTCTTCGAGAACATGTCTTTAAGGAAAATG GATTGATCATGTCCAATGGCCAGGTGTGGAAGGAACAAAGAAGGTTCACCCTGATGACACTGAGGAACTTTGGTTTAGGAAAGAAGAGCTTAGAGGAACGCATTCAGGAAGAGGCCTGCTACCTCACCCAGGCAATAGGAGAGGAGGACG GACAGCCTTTCAACCCTCACTTCAAAATCAACAATGCAGTTTCCAATATTATTTGCTCCATCACATTTGGGGAGCGCTTTGACTACAAGGATGATCAGTTCCAGGAGCTGCTGAGGCTGTTGGATGAGGCCACGTATCTGGAGACATCAATGTGGTGCCAG CTTTACAATGTTTTTCGGCTGATAATGAATTTCCTCCCTGGACCCCACCAAAGGCTCTTTCGTAACTGGGAGAAACTGAAAATGTTCATTGCCAGAGTGATTGAAAACCACAAGAGAGACTGGAATCCTGCCGAAGCAAGAGACTTCATTGATGCTTACCTCCAGGAAATAGAGAAG CATAGAGGCAATGCTACCTCAAGTTTCAATGAAGAAAACCTCATCTCCAGCACCCTGGACCTCTTCTTCGCTGGAACGGAGACAACTTCGACGACGCTGCGCTGGGGTCTGCTCTACATGGCCTTCTACCCAGACATCCAAG AAAAAGTACAGGCTGAGATTGACAGGGTACTTGGCCAATGGCAGCAGCCGAGCACAGCAGCTCGGGAGTCCATGCCCTACACCAACGCTGTCATCCACGAGGTGCAGAGAATGGGCAACATCGTCCCCCTGAACGTGCCCAGGGAGGTGATAGTGGACACCACGCTGGCTGGATACCACCTGCCCAAG GGAACTACAGTCCTGACCAACCTGACCGCACTGCACACGGACCCCACAGCGTGGGCCACCCCAGACACGTTCAATCCGGAGCACTTTCTGGAGAATGGACAGTTTAAAAAAAGGGAAGACTTTCTGCCTTTCTCAGTAG GAAAGCGGGTGTGCCTTGGAGAGCAGTTGGCCAG ATAA